In Ancylomarina subtilis, the genomic stretch ATACCTACAGTTATACAGAGTTGCAATGAATGATTCTGCTCGAGTTGCCCCTGCAATTTCCATTTTGAAAAAATCGAAAAAGATTTTTAAACAGGATGATGAAATTTGTTATTATTTGGGGGAAATGTATAATATGAAAGGTGAGGTTAAAAGAGCTATGGCAGAGTATAGTATGGCAATTGCCTTCAGTAAAATAAATGGAGAGGATTTTCATTTAGTACACCGATACTATTTTAATCGAGCTAATATTTGTTTAGGAAAAAACATGATAAGTACTGCGGTGTTAGATTATACTTATGCATTAAACCTGAAACCCGATTATGGTGCCGCATATGCAAATAGAGGTATTTGCTTTTACAAGATGGGAGAGAAAGATGCTGCATGCAAAGATTGGAAACAGGCAGTTAAATTGGGGATAAGCCAATCAAAAGAGTATGTAAAGAGAAATTGTAATAGCGAAGTAGCTAAATAATTAAAGCTACAGAACTTGAGCTTGCTCCTTTACTTTTGCCTCTTCGAGCTCTTTTGTTAATTTTGCAGAAGAAATAACTAAGATTGTAAAGAAGCGCGTGATATATCCTGATAATTTTGAAACAAAAATACGGTTCGATAAAGTTCGAGAACTATTAAAGAAACAATGTTTAAGTCCTCTTGGGCGCGATTTGGTTGATGAGCTCAAGTTCTCCGAATCATTTAAACGAGTATCTCGTAGAGTAAATGAAACCAACGAATTTAAAACGATTTGCCTAGAAGAAGAGAATTTTCCTTTGGGACATTTCATTGATGTGCGCCAAAGTTTAGAAAAAATTCGAATTGAGGGGACTTATTTGGAGTTGGAGGAATTGTTTAATCTGAAACGTTCTTTGGAATCCATCTCGGCTATTCTACGTTTTTTTAAGAATAAAGAAGAAGGTACTTATCCTTATCTGATGAAGCTGACGGGGAACGTGAAAATGTATCCCTATATCTTCGAAAGAATAAATGCGATATTGACAAAACACGGGCGGATGAAGGATAATGCTTCGCCGGAGTTGATGCAAATTCGCAGCAGCTTAACACAAAAGCAAGCTACAATTTCAAGACGTATGCAAGCACTTTTGCGTGCGGCCCAAAAAGATGGTTGGGTTGATCAGGACGTATCCCTTTCTGTTCGTGATGGTCGTACGGTTATTCCTGTTGCGTCGGCTTATAAGCGTAAAATCAAAGGGATTGTTCATGATGAATCGGCAACGGGAAAAACCTCTTATATTGAACCTGCTGAGATTGTTGAAACGAATAATGAAATTCGCGAATTGGAGTATGCTGAACGCCGTGAGGTGATTAAGGTGCTTCGTGAATTTACAGAACAAGTTCGCCCCTATATAGACGACTTGTTTTTGGCTTATGCTTTTTTGGCTCAAATTGATTTTATTCGTGCAAAGGCCAAGTTTGCAATTCAAGTGAATGGCCTTTTACCACAAATGCAGAAAACGCCAACAGTTCTATGGGAAAATGCAGTTCATCCCTTATTGTATCTAACCCTGCAGGGCGAAGGGCGACAAGTTGTTCCTTTAAATATTGAGATTAACGATAAGCAACGGATTGTATTAATCTCAGGACCCAATGCAGGAGGTAAGTCAGTTTGTTTGCAAACCATGGGCTTATTGCAGTACATGTTTCAATGTGGTTTATTAGTACCAATGGGCGAAAAATCGAAAATGGGTATTTTCGATAATATTTTCATTGATATTGGTGATGAACAGTCTATGGAGAACGATTTGAGTACTTATAGTTCCCATCTGATGAATATGAAGCATTTTCTGAAGTATTCGAATGCTGAAACCCTGATAATGATTGATGAGTTTGGTACAGGGACAGAGCCCGCTTTGGGGGGAGCTATTGCTGAATCGATTCTTGATAAGCTGAACAGGAAACAAGTGAGAGGTGTCATAACAACGCACTATACCGGATTAAAACACTATGCTTCTGAAGCTGAAGGTATAGAAAATGGAGCGATGCTTTACGACTCGCATAAGATGCAGCCTTTATTTCAATTGCATGTCGGTAAACCGGGTTCCTCTTTTGCATTTGAAATTGCACGTAAAATTGGATTGCCTGAGGAAATCCTTAAGTCGGCTACAGATAAGATTGGAGGCGATCATATCAATTTTGACAAACATTTACGTGATATCGTTCGTGATAAACGTTATTGGGAAGGTAAACGTGAGAAAATTCGTGTGAACGAAAAGAAGCTTGCACAATTGGTCGAACGTTACGAAGTTGATTTGAAAGAAACCTCCAATTTGAGAAAGGAAATTATTTCTAAAGCTCAGGAAGAGGCAAAGCAACTCTTGAGTCAAGCCAATAAGTCGATTGAAAAAACCATTCGCGAGATTAAGGAGAGTAAGGCTGAAAAAGAAAAAACACGCCAAGTTCGAAAAGCTTTTGAAGAACAAAAAGAAGCGATTACTCAAGGCGATTTACAAGAAGAGGAGCGTATTAATCGGAAAATCCAGAAACTAAAAGATAGAGAGAATAAGGCTAAGAAATTTAGAGGTGAGAAAACGTCTGAGACAAGTCGTTCGGAAAAAGAGGTTCCTCAAAAGAAGAAGCAATTTGATCCATCAGTTATTGAAAAGGGAGATAGTGTAAAGCTGGACAATCAGCGAACAGTAGGAGAAGTGATTGAAGTTAATGATAAGACTGCTGTAGTTGCCTTTGGCGCTTTATTAACATCCGTAAAGTTGAACAGGTTGACCAAGGTTAGTAAAACTCAAGCGAAAAAGGAGAGTACAACTTACAATCAGACTTCGGCATTGGTGCAGGAACGAATTTCGAAGCGTAAACTAAGTTTCAGAAGGGATATTGATGTGAGGGGTATGCGTGCTGAGGAAGCTCTTCAGATTGTGATGGACCATGTTGATGAGGCCATAATGCTGGATATTAGTGAATTTAGAATTCTACACGGAACCGGGCATGGTATTTTACGAAAGTTAATACGCGACTATCTGAAAACTGTACAGTTGGTTCGATCTTGTACCGATGAGAAAATTCAAATGGGAGGCTCGGGTATAACGGTTGTCCATTTGGAATAGACGGTTTGACGATGTGTGAGCATCTAATAATATAAAAGGCTTGCTATTTAATATTAGCAAGCCTTTTGTATATATAATTGGTAATTCTGTTTATACTTACATAAACATGGTTACCAGCACATAAAGATAGTGGGCAAAACAACCCGCTATAATTCCGCCTATTGTGTGTGAAAGAAGCGCTTTTGAAGTCAATTCACGGTAATTTAAAGTATCAAGCATAGCCGTATGCGTACTTAAATAACCACTCCAACACATACCCATTGCAGTAAATACGGCAATAACGTTTCCATCGATAATGCCTTTTGCTATAAATGCTTTAACCAATGATAAGGCGGCACCTACAGCACCCAATGAGGTTACTGGGAAGGCAATCAGCTCTGGATTTTTGAACCCGAACAGACCTTCGAATAACCACCAAATATGACCGGCAAGATCTGGTAGTAAAGTCACACCTTCGTAAGCTAAACCCTGGTATCCAATAGCAGGATCTTTAGGTCCGAATGTAAGCATCATCACCATGGTTGAGATAATCAATACCCCGGGAATAATTGCCAAGCCTAAGTCAACACCAGATTTTCCTCCATCCAAAATTGAGTTCAGAAAACGAATAAAAAGACCACCTTCTGATTTGAAAGAGATTTTCTCTGTAGCACCTTCGAAGTCCGTATCTTTACGAGGTTTTATCACATTTTTGATTAATCGTTGCATCAATCGTGTCGAAACAATTGCACCAACTAAGGCACCAATTAAACCAATTAAAGCAGGTATAAATAAGTTGTCATCGTTGCCAGGGATTTTAAGAGTTGACATAAAGGTGATTACAATAAGTCCCATACCAAAAGCTGTTCCAAAGTTGGTTAATGAAACCAATTGGTAGTTCTTAAAATATTTGCTAAAATTTTTGTCGTTAGCCAAACTGATGATAGCAGGATTGTCAGAAAGAAAGGTCAAGACTCCAGCTAATGCTCCTACACCTGGAAGGTTGAAAAGAGGTTTCATTAGAGGGGCAAGAATTTTTTCCAATAAACGGACCACGCCAAACTCGATTAGTAATTTACCCAGCGCTCCGGATAATACGGTAATCCCCATAATGTAGAATACAGTGTTCATAAGAAGATCCCAAGCTGTATTCATAATGGTGTTGAGCATATTTGCTACTCCCATTGTGTGACCGACATAACCGAAAATTCCAAAGAAAGTGATAAGAAACATCACGGCTTCATACCTTCTTTGTTTAAGGAAATTAGTCTCTTTAATCGACTTAATTGCGTTCATTCTGTGTTGTTAGATTAAGGTTGTTAAATTTCGGGGCAAAAATAATTTTTTACTTTAG encodes the following:
- a CDS encoding tetratricopeptide repeat protein, with amino-acid sequence MRLNLVIVFFLLMGNIGASAQEYRVSLADKNKAIVLTNQAIEKVRDDKVDDAFKLLVEAISIDSTNRNSYLQLYRVAMNDSARVAPAISILKKSKKIFKQDDEICYYLGEMYNMKGEVKRAMAEYSMAIAFSKINGEDFHLVHRYYFNRANICLGKNMISTAVLDYTYALNLKPDYGAAYANRGICFYKMGEKDAACKDWKQAVKLGISQSKEYVKRNCNSEVAK
- a CDS encoding CD0519/CD1768 family membrane protein, whose product is MNAIKSIKETNFLKQRRYEAVMFLITFFGIFGYVGHTMGVANMLNTIMNTAWDLLMNTVFYIMGITVLSGALGKLLIEFGVVRLLEKILAPLMKPLFNLPGVGALAGVLTFLSDNPAIISLANDKNFSKYFKNYQLVSLTNFGTAFGMGLIVITFMSTLKIPGNDDNLFIPALIGLIGALVGAIVSTRLMQRLIKNVIKPRKDTDFEGATEKISFKSEGGLFIRFLNSILDGGKSGVDLGLAIIPGVLIISTMVMMLTFGPKDPAIGYQGLAYEGVTLLPDLAGHIWWLFEGLFGFKNPELIAFPVTSLGAVGAALSLVKAFIAKGIIDGNVIAVFTAMGMCWSGYLSTHTAMLDTLNYRELTSKALLSHTIGGIIAGCFAHYLYVLVTMFM
- a CDS encoding endonuclease MutS2, encoding MIYPDNFETKIRFDKVRELLKKQCLSPLGRDLVDELKFSESFKRVSRRVNETNEFKTICLEEENFPLGHFIDVRQSLEKIRIEGTYLELEELFNLKRSLESISAILRFFKNKEEGTYPYLMKLTGNVKMYPYIFERINAILTKHGRMKDNASPELMQIRSSLTQKQATISRRMQALLRAAQKDGWVDQDVSLSVRDGRTVIPVASAYKRKIKGIVHDESATGKTSYIEPAEIVETNNEIRELEYAERREVIKVLREFTEQVRPYIDDLFLAYAFLAQIDFIRAKAKFAIQVNGLLPQMQKTPTVLWENAVHPLLYLTLQGEGRQVVPLNIEINDKQRIVLISGPNAGGKSVCLQTMGLLQYMFQCGLLVPMGEKSKMGIFDNIFIDIGDEQSMENDLSTYSSHLMNMKHFLKYSNAETLIMIDEFGTGTEPALGGAIAESILDKLNRKQVRGVITTHYTGLKHYASEAEGIENGAMLYDSHKMQPLFQLHVGKPGSSFAFEIARKIGLPEEILKSATDKIGGDHINFDKHLRDIVRDKRYWEGKREKIRVNEKKLAQLVERYEVDLKETSNLRKEIISKAQEEAKQLLSQANKSIEKTIREIKESKAEKEKTRQVRKAFEEQKEAITQGDLQEEERINRKIQKLKDRENKAKKFRGEKTSETSRSEKEVPQKKKQFDPSVIEKGDSVKLDNQRTVGEVIEVNDKTAVVAFGALLTSVKLNRLTKVSKTQAKKESTTYNQTSALVQERISKRKLSFRRDIDVRGMRAEEALQIVMDHVDEAIMLDISEFRILHGTGHGILRKLIRDYLKTVQLVRSCTDEKIQMGGSGITVVHLE